Proteins co-encoded in one Solea senegalensis isolate Sse05_10M linkage group LG8, IFAPA_SoseM_1, whole genome shotgun sequence genomic window:
- the igsf10 gene encoding immunoglobulin superfamily member 10 isoform X2: MSVCACNASYLRRWLLKVVLFLATVLQTSAGCPKSCACSVPTEVHCTFRYLTAIPDHIQPAVERINLGYNSITVLRENDLPGLENVLLLMLHSNTIESIEDRTFQDLKSLQVLKMSYNKVKQINKETFKGLDSLLRLQMDHNHIEFISPEAFYGLTNLQFLHLESNHLQQLHPDTFITLRHSQVFKVSSVKNIHLSENLLTTLPADIFAGCSQLENVFLHGNPWTCDCHMNWFPMWAKKNTGVLKCKRDRRYPNGQLCPVCENPAPYYRRPLSLLSDDAFTCTKPWIHAHLKQNNISLEEGDFTPVSPKDFVAPLGSIQMNLTDSFHSDASLSCTVQRPNAFENLTQTLEQEEGNNVTVLTAGITTYLVCNIDYEHIQQLWQILAAYSDSPLRLQRGLMLTRSPEMVYRYSQLKTEEEEERIYTNIEAEIKASPSWLMQGEVSFQLDRTTTTFSTLHIKYQSVVNLRVESTSKKRDHYTWTMIKRDNQTKTEHTVLTGGVAELSCQIQGEPKPLLEWILPDGNKVRAPYTGEDRRITITAEGKLIIRRADSSDTGLYRCIVTNYLDADILVFRLTVLSPDVEETDVNGVHISRPLGGNLAFDCSSSGSPKGSVQWILPDHSVVDVSHGNRKVYKNGTLLIQGLTERDRGFYRCLVANHLGADLLVSQVTVTGQTVENVIVLDNEGSGMEMDFKVDDSLIEKRVGLNEIPSSIPSDRNSQESMTVTYNRPYPRHRLQGRGGSGSRLGQRRRMPVSNRRIWSRKVFDKTSRKVNPDKFAELMKKAQDGLKKKTEKEKERVIHEESHPGYFGDGETGSGLGLDERFVIVSPGIGKPNLLFRQDNQTETSTPAEIGHNHMLATTEAHKMVMKTTDSHYIDYSEITEKTNTLTAESYMQSDSTPIKSTFTEYPSFVKKTDFYTLLSNSPSSVHPVNLQLTVEDTSQETQLQFSGEHLTEPETSTGPALSFTTDSNIAPMKDGPGKVGLVVHTDPEGQTTFTAITTTDRKQDEITFHTTQTIKSPHLPAGSTIISQQQIHIIPHKNGRDGERRRTFQGRRRFIKPNRIPDIQSFINKLKQSSVIKDGNASVPYRIELTTACDCEEDKKKTVATRVLIEAPLHQTKSPTTTKKTTASPRKNFITFNTPITRTESKSEDYVASGDMTRLNRPFITQKTSTTAQTTTTALTTTFATMPTPTSNSMAEPETLSPTRRTESIEGSIDDDNEDSSSADFEVTTLRPNFQHIATTSSPYYSRYSTTAGTPPELQTLPSPPTIKPPSVKHLDESSLSGSGGLSDNLVVIRQRPGGTRGRQGQRRRPFRGRRPFKRPVINKLHPVTTTVVSTTETTPQQTISLYKPLYTQSRVEDKTTATVSTDQTSKTETKLYDGFAWSASSILPAYTTNKTPSITTTYNPTTTSIPSTTKESDTTVETRVQSNIRPPTQRNNDLNTRKPQVRRPTVQSNAARASTEKDLSSDTVTVRTVEQRHTNTPATYNNIGTHNAIPNHVANNEATSANIAVFESTTKVMTSKPKIVGGNAASFTILSNSDAFLPCEAVGNPRPDITWKRFSTRTGNSFTIKGTMDKFQVLSNGTLFIQNASIADRGQYLCLAENDHGSDKLLVTLSVVAYPSRILEPKVREMKFRAGTTVEMKCKAEGRPTPMISWILANRTQVREQNAQAERVAVSAEGTLVIKHVTIYDRGNYKCIASNPAGADTATVRLQVVAAPPGIVEEKRQQLKVSASENLWLPCSGEGSPQPAIHWVLHDGTMVRSNNPARETRVSVYENGTLHIKGMTPADSGIYECIATSSTGSERRVVTLAVERRESAPQIVETSQYMTEMSFGDQLRLNCSAKGDPKPRIMWRLPSKAVVDQWHRMGRRIQVLDNGTLIINIMSNKDAGDYLCVARNKIGDDLQLMRVSVSMKPAKIEPKKHNKKQVAYGNDLKVDCKASGEPKPEISWGLPDGTLVNSALQADASNGGGRARRYTIFDNGTLYLNQVGMSEEGDYTCYAENQVGKDEMHVHITVVATAPRIRPPSQTFARVTPSSNVRFDCEALGEPKPKVLWVLPTNDVIAASNERYLMHVNGSLNIRDVKAIDAGDYVCMARNPAGEDRKVYTLDIDGNPPVINGYHQNRTVIKDAAPKFSRKLIDCNAKGNPTPSITWLMPDNIFLTAPYFGSRINVHHNGTLEIRNVRPTDIGEFICIARNDGGEAVMVVQLEVTSMLQRPLFNNPYNERIVSRSGKTVVLNCSAVGNPMPEIFWTLPNGTRFTGEPDRGSRHHLGNDGTLIIYNPLKEDAGKYRCGAKNFIGYIEKLIILDIGQKPYILTRPRGIVRSMSGEHLFLHCLSDGSPKPRTYWIIPSGHTLTLSQVLGRYQVLENGTLIVHDTTVHDRGKYICRAQNDGGEAVLTVPVVIIGYPPRITTAPPPGVRAITGTPIQLNCFATGIPKPEIIWELPDRSVLSTAEKGRPLGSELLHPQGTLIIQKPTVSDSGTYKCLAKNHLGTDSKATYLRVL, translated from the exons atgagtgtgtgtgcctgcaATGCTTCATACCTTCGGAGGTGGCTGCTCAAAGTTGTGTTGTTCTTGGCCACGGTGCTGCAGACCAGCGCTGGCTGCCCCAAATCATGTGCCTGTAGTGTGCCGACAGAAGTGCACTGCACCTTCAGATACCTGACAGCAATACCTGACCACATCCAGCCAGCTGTGGAAAGAATTAACCTTGG GTACAACAGTATAACTGTCCTGAGAGAAAATGATCTTCCAGGACTTGAGAACGTGCTGTTGTTGATGCTACATAGCAACACTATCGAGAGTATTGAAGACAGAACCTTTCAAGACCTCAAGTCTCTGCAG GTCCTTAAGATGTCCTATAATAAAGTGAAACAGATCAACAAAGAGACGTTCAAAGGCCTGGACAGTCTGCTGAGACTCCAAATGGACCACAACCACATTGAGTTCATCAGCCCAGAGGCGTTCTATGGCCTTACCAACCTACAGTTTCTTCATCTGGAGAGTAACCATCTCCAGCAGCTCCACCCAGACACATTCatcacactgagacacagtcaAGTGTTTAAGGTGTCTTCAGTGAAAAACATCCACCTGTCAGAAAACCTCCTCACCACGCTGCCTGCAGACATTTTTGCAGGCTGTAGTCAGTTGGAGAATGTTTTCCTCCATGGAAACCCCTGGACATGTGACTGCCATATGAATTGGTTCCCCATGTGGGCAAAGAAGAACACAG GTGTACTGAAATGTAAGCGAGACCGGAGATATCCGAACGGACAGCTGTGTCCTGTTTGTGAAAATCCTGCTCCTTACTACAGAAGACCTCTATCCCTTCTATCAGACGATGCCTTCACTTGTACAAAACCCTGGATCCATGCACATCTAAAGCAGAACAATATCAGCCTGGAAGAAGGGGATTTTACTCCAGTTTCCCCAAAGGACTTTGTTGCCCCTTTAGGCTCCATACAAATGAACCTAACTGACTCGTTTCACAGCGATGCAAGTTTATCCTGCACTGTCCAGAGACCAAATGCTTTTGAGAATCTCACACAAACTctagagcaggaggagggaaacAATGTCACTGTGCTTACCGCTGGCATAACTACTTACCTGGTGTGTAACATTGACTATGAACACATCCAGCAGCTGTGGCAGATCCTGGCCGCCTACAGTGACTCTCCCCTGAGGCTACAGAGAGGCTTAATGCTGACCAGAAGCCCGGAAATGGTGTACAGGTACAGCCAGTTAaaaacagaagaggaagaggagagaattTACACAAACATTGAGGCTGAGATCAAAGCCTCTCCTTCATGGTTGATGCAGGGAGAGGTGAGCTTCCAGCTTGATCGCACTACTACCACTTTCTCGACACTGCACATCAAATACCAGTCCGTGGTCAACCTGCGTGTGGAAAGTACATCGAAAAAGAGGGATCACTATACCTGGACCATGATCAAGAGAGATAATCAAACCAAGACTGAGCACACAGTTCTTACAG GTGGTGTGGCAGAGTTGAGCTGTCAAATCCAGGGTGAGCCGAAGCCTTTGTTGGAGTGGATTTTACCTGATGGAAATAAGGTCAGAGCTCCTTACACTGGTGAGGACAGGAGGATCACAATTACTGCTGAAGGGAAGCTCATTATAAGGCGTGCAGATTCCTCTGATACAGGCCTCTACCGGTGCATTGTCACAAACTACCTGGATGCAGACATCCTTGTGTTTCGGTTGACAGTTCTGTCACCTGATGTGGAAGAAACTGATGTTAATGGGGTCCATATCTCAAGACCATTGGGTGGAAATCTGGCATTTGACTGCAGCTCCTCAGGAAGTCCCAAAGGTTCGGTACAGTGGATCCTCCCTGATCACTCAGTAGTAGATGTGTCTCATGGGAACAGAAAGGTGTATAAGAATGGGACTCTGCTGATTCAGGGTCTAACAGAGCGGGACCGAGGGTTTTATAGATGTTTGGTTGCTAATCACCTTGGAGCTGACTTGCTAGTGTCTCAGGTAACAGTAACTGGacaaacagtagaaaatgtaATAGTTTTAGACAATGAGGGATCAGGGATGGAAATGGACTTCAAAGTGGACGACAGCTTGATAGAAAAAAGAGTTGGCCTCAATGAGATCCCCTCTTCAATTCCTTCTGACAGAAATAGCCAGGAATCCATGACCGTTACCTACAATCGACCTTACCCACGACATAGGTTACAGGGCAGAGGAGGCTCTGGAAGTAGACTGGGACAGAGAAGAAGGATGCCAGTCAGCAACAGGCGCATCTGGAGCAGAAAGGTTTTTGATAAAACTTCCAGAAAAGTTAACCCAGATAAATTTGCTGAATTAATGAAGAAGGCTCAagatggtttaaaaaaaaagactgaaaaagagaaagagagggtaATACATGAAGAGTCACACCCTGGTTATTTTGGTGATGGTGAAACTGGTTCCGGTCTAGGTTTAGACGAAAGGTTTGTAATTGTTTCCCCAGGGATAGGTAAACCAAATTTGTTATTTAGACAAGATAACCAGACTGAAACATCAACCCCGGCTGAGATAGGTCATAATCATATGTTAGCAACAACAGAAGCTCATAAAATGGTTATGAAAACCACAGACAGCCATTACATAGATTACAgtgaaataacagaaaaaacaaacacactaacagCAGAATCATACATGCAGTCGGACTCTACACCAATCAAGTCTACATTCACAGAATATCCAAGTTTTGTCAAGAAAACTGACTTTTATACACTCTTGAGTAATTCACCGTCAAGCGTGCATCCAGTCAATCTCCAACTAACTGTGGAAGACACTTCACAAGAAACTCAGCTTCAGTTCTCTGGAGAACACCTCACAGAGCCAGAGACCTCCACAGGCCCAGCACTCTCATTTACTACTGACTCTAACATTGCCCCGATGAAGGACGGCCCAGGCAAAGTGGGGCTCGTCGTTCACACAGACCCAGAGGGCCAGACCACATTCACAGCTATCACCaccacagacagaaaacaagacGAGATCACCTTCCACACCACCCAAACAATCAAATCCCCACACTTGCCTGCAGGATCCACCATCATCTCCCAGCAGCAGATCCATATCATACCACATAAGAATGGCAGAGATGGGGAACGAAGGAGGACCTTCCAAGGCCGTAGGAGGTTTATAAAACCTAACAGGATCCCTGACATACAGTCATTCATCAATAAGCTTAAACAGTCTTCAGTGATTAAAGACGGGAATGCCTCAGTGCCATATCGAATTGAACTCACCACAG CCTGTGACTGTGAGGAAGACAAAAAGAAGACAGTGGCCACAAGGGTGCTCATTGAAGCTCCTTTACATCAAACGAAGAGTCCtaccactacaaaaaaaacaacagcttccCCCAGAAAAAACTTTATTACTTTTAATACCCCTATTACTCGTACAGAGTCTAAATCAGAGGATTATGTTGCCAGTGGCGACATGACCAGACTCAATAGGCCATTTATCACTCAAAAAACCTCAACTACAGCACAGACTACAACAACGGCCCTAACCACAACCTTTGCTACCATGCCCACCCCCACTTCAAACTCAATGGCTGAACCCGAGACTTTATCCCCAACCAGACGTACAGAGAGCATAGAGGGCTCAATAGATGATGACAATGAAGATTCATCCTCTGCAGATTTTGAGGTGACCACACTAAGACCCAACTTTCAACATATAGCCACTACAAGTTCTCCTTATTACTCCAGGTATTCCACCACTGCAGGAACACCACCAGAATTACAGACTCTACCATCCCCACCCACTATCAAACCACCTTCAGTAAAACATCTTGATGAATCTTCATTATCTGGGTCTGGTGGACTATCTGATAATTTGGTTGTAATAAGACAAAGGCCTGGTGGGACAAGAGGAAGGCAAGGGCAAAGAAGAAGACCATTTAGGGGCAGGAGACCCTTCAAGAGACCCGTAATCAATAAACTACATCCTGTTACGACAACTGTGGTTTCAACCACAGAGACAACACCACAACAGACCATTTCACTTTACAAGCCCCTATATACGCAATCAAGGGTAGAGGACAAAACCACAGCAACTGTTTCAACGGACCAAACATCAAAGACAGAGACCAAATTGTATGATGGATTTGCATGGAGTGCATCTAGCATTTTACCTGCATATACTACAAACAAGACACCTTCAATCACCACAACATATAACCCTACTACCACATCAATACCATCTACCACAAAGGAGTCTGACACAACAGTTGAGACCAGAGTTCAAAGCAACATCAGACCACCAACACAAAGGAATAATGATCTCAACACTCGCAAGCCGCAAGTGAGAAGACCTACTGTGCAAAGCAATGCTGCCAGAGCCAGTACAGAGAAAGACCTTAGCTCTGACACAGTGACTGTCCGTACAGTCGAGCAACGACATACCAACACTCCTGCAACATACAACAACATAGGCACACACAATGCCATCCCTAATCATGTTGCTAACAATGAAGCTACGAGTGCTAATATTGCTGTTTTTGAATCCACAACAAAAGTCATGACAAGTAAACCAAAGATAGTTGGTGGTAATGCAGCCAGTTTTACCATTTTGTCCAACTCTGATGCTTTCCTGCCATGTGAGGCTGTTGGAAACCCACGGCCAGATATAACCTGGAAACGCTTCTCCACAAGAACag gaAACAGTTTTACAATTAAGGGGACAATGGACAAGTTTCAGGTGTTGAGCAATGGGACATTGTTCATACAGAATGCCAGCATTGCGGATCGTGGCCAGTACCTCTGTCTAGCTGAGAATGATCATGGATCAGATAAACTTCTTGTCACTCTGTCTGTGGTGGCCTATCCATCACGTATACTAGAGCCAAAGGTGCGTGAGATGAAATTTCGTGCAGGAACCACAGTGGAGATGAAATGTAAAGCAGAGGGTCGACCCACGCCCATGATATCCTGGATCCTGGCAAACCGGACGCAAGTTAGAGAACAAAACGCACAAGCTGAACGGGTAGCAGTATCTGCTGAGGGGACTCTGGTCATAAAACATGTGACTATTTACGACAGAGGTAATTACAAATGCATCGCCAGTAATCCAGCTGGAGCTGATACTGCTACAGTCCGACTGCAGGTGGTAGCAGCTCCACCAGGCATCGTGGAGGAGAAACGACAGCAGCTCAAAGTCAGTGCAAGTGAGAACTTGTGGCTACCGTGCTCTGGCGAAGGCAGCCCTCAACCTGCTATTCACTGGGTCCTCCACGACGGGACGATGGTACGATCTAACAATCCTGCCAGAGAAACAAGGGTATCAGTGTATGAGAATGGGACACTCCATATTAAGGGCATGACCCCAGCAGACAGTGGGATCTATGAATGTATTGCTACCAGCTCTACTGGCTCAGAGCGAAGGGTGGTGACTCTAGCTGTCGAGAGGCGAGAGTCTGCCCCTCAGATAGTGGAGACTTCCCAGTACATGACAGAGATGTCCTTTGGGGATCAGCTGAGACTTAATTGTTCAGCAAAAGGAGACCCCAAACCAAGGATCATGTGGAGGCTACCTTCTAAAGCTGTGGTGGACCAGTGGCACAg AATGGGCAGGAGAATCCAGGTTTTGGATAATGGCActcttattattaatattatgagTAATAAAGATGCCGGTGACTATCTCTGTGTGGCACGAAACAAGATTGGTGATGATCTCCAACTCATGAGGGTCAGTGTGTCAATGAAGCCAGCCAAAATCgagccaaaaaaacacaacaagaaacAGGTTGCCTATGGTAATGACTTAAAGGTTGACTGTAAAGCCTCTGGAGAACCAAAACCAGAGATCTCCTGGGGTTTACCAGATGGAACACTAGTCAACAGTGCTCTGCAGGCTGACGCAAGCAATGGAGGTGGACGAGCACGACGCTACACTATATTTGACAATGGAACTCTTTACCTAAACCAG GTTGGTATGTCAGAGGAAGGTGACTATACTTGTTATGCTGAGAACCAAGTGGGCAAGGATGAGATGCATGTGCATATAACTGTGGTGGCCACTGCACCCAGGATACGACCACCCAGCCAGACTTTTGCCAGGGTGACGCCTAGCAGCAATGTCCGCTTTGACTGTGAAGCACTTGGGGAACCCAAACCCAAAGTTCTGTGGGTGCTGCCCACAAATGATGTAATTGCTGCATCAAATGAACGTTATCTAATGCATGTCAATGGATCTCTGAATATCAGGGATGTGAAAGCTATTGATGCTGGGGACTATGTTTGTATGGCTCGCAACCCTGCTGGAGAAGATAGAAAAGTCTACACTCTTGACATAGATGGGAATCCACCAGTGATCAATGGCTACCATCAAAACAGAACTGTAATCAAGGATGCGGCACCTAAATTTTCCAGGAAACTAATAGATTGTAACGCTAAAGGTAACCCCACACCTAGTATCACTTGGCTAATGCCCGATAACATTTTCTTGACAGCACCATACTTTGGCAGCAGGATCAACGTCCATCATAATGGGACATTAGAGATTCGCAATGTGCGGCCAACTGATATTGGAGAGTTCATATGCATAGCGAGAAATGATGGAGGAGAAGCTGTAATGGTAGTGCAGCTGGAGGTGACCAGTATGCTTCAAAGGCCACTCTTCAACAACCCCTACAATGAACGGATTGTGTCTCGGAGTGGGAAAACTGTAGTCCTGAACTGCTCTGCTGTTGGAAATCCAATGCCGGAGATCTTCTGGACTTTGCCTAATGGAACACGGTTCACTGGTGAACCTGACCGAGGCTCACGCCACCATTTGGGCAATGATGGGACTTTGATCATCTATAACCCTCTCAAAGAGGATGCTGGGAAGTACCGCTGTGGTGCCAAGAACTTCATAGGTTACATAGAGAAGCTAATCATTTTAGACATTGGACAGAAGCCTTACATCCTGACCAGGCCGAGAGGCATTGTGCGCAGTATGTCTGGAGAACATCTTTTCCTTCACTGTCTATCTGATGGAAGTCCCAAACCCAGAACCTACTGGATAATTCCCAGTGGACACACACTTACCCTTTCTCAAGTCCTTGGCCGCTATCAGGTGTTAGAGAATGGTACTTTAATTGTTCATGATACTACTGTCCATGATCGAGGAAAATACATTTGCAGAGCTCAGAATGATGGTGGAGAGGCAGTGCTTACTGTCCCTGTTGTTATTATTGGTTACCCTCCACGGATTACAACAGCGCCACCTCCCGGTGTGAGGGCAATAACTGGGACACCTATCCAGCTCAACTGTTTTGCCACTGGAATCCCTAAACCAGAGATAATCTGGGAGCTGCCCGATCGTTCAGTTCTGTCAACAGCAGAAAAGGGCCGGCCTCTGGGTAGTGAGCTGCTCCATCCTCAGGGCACACTCATCATCCAGAAGCCCACAGTCTCAGACTCCGGTACATACAAGTGCCTGGCTAAGAACCACTTAGGCACAGACTCAAAGGCCACATACTTACGTGTTCTGTGA